Proteins from one Streptosporangium becharense genomic window:
- a CDS encoding TIGR03621 family F420-dependent LLM class oxidoreductase, which translates to MDRPFRFAAVIRGAPSARAWAETARRLEGSGFDALLVPDHLVGPRFAPVAAMTAAACATTRLRVGTLVVANDFRHPAVLAKEAATVDLLSEGRLELGLGTGWMAADYAGAGLPFEPPGVRVGRLAEAITVLKGLWADGPFTFHGEHYRITGLEQTPKPWRRPHPRLLLGGGGPRMLRLAAREADVINLGMRVRADGTGPDGTDGGLAAFLAKIDVVRKAATGRYDRIELGTSVQQLGVRREGEPWSAADSSRQDETPQVLLGTRRDIVDKLRHWRDTHDLSYFVLHHERDLDAFSPVVEELAGR; encoded by the coding sequence ATGGACCGCCCGTTCCGGTTCGCCGCCGTGATCCGCGGGGCCCCCTCGGCTCGGGCCTGGGCCGAGACCGCCCGGCGTCTGGAGGGCTCCGGATTCGACGCGCTGCTCGTCCCCGACCACCTGGTCGGCCCCCGCTTCGCGCCGGTCGCGGCGATGACCGCCGCCGCGTGCGCCACCACCCGGCTGCGGGTCGGCACCCTGGTCGTCGCCAACGACTTCCGCCACCCCGCCGTGCTCGCCAAGGAGGCGGCCACCGTCGACCTGCTGTCGGAGGGCCGGCTGGAGCTGGGCCTGGGCACCGGCTGGATGGCCGCCGACTACGCCGGCGCCGGGCTGCCGTTCGAGCCCCCCGGCGTCAGGGTCGGCCGGCTGGCCGAGGCGATCACCGTGCTCAAGGGGCTGTGGGCGGACGGCCCGTTCACCTTCCACGGCGAGCACTACCGCATCACCGGTCTGGAGCAGACTCCCAAGCCGTGGCGCCGCCCCCACCCGCGCCTGCTGCTCGGCGGCGGCGGACCCCGCATGCTGCGGCTGGCCGCCCGCGAGGCCGACGTGATCAACCTCGGCATGCGGGTGCGCGCCGACGGCACCGGCCCGGACGGGACGGACGGCGGCCTGGCCGCCTTCCTCGCCAAGATCGACGTGGTGCGGAAGGCCGCGACCGGCCGCTACGACCGGATCGAGCTCGGCACGAGCGTCCAGCAACTCGGCGTCCGCAGGGAGGGCGAGCCGTGGAGCGCCGCCGACTCCTCCCGGCAGGACGAGACGCCCCAGGTGCTGCTCGGCACCCGGCGCGACATCGTGGACAAGCTCCGCCACTGGCGCGACACGCACGACCTGTCGTACTTCGTGCTCCACCATGAGCGCGACCTGGACGCCTTCAGCCCGGTCGTCGAGGAGCTCGCCGGACGCTGA
- a CDS encoding histidine phosphatase family protein: MNQMILLRHGETEWSRDGRHTGRTDLPLTARGEGQARALAPLVDGRAFDLVLVSPARRARDTADLAGLRDYETDPDLWEWDYGGYEGITTPSIRETRPGWYLWRDGVVPGDTAHPGESAEQVGARADRVIARARAVAGDVALVAHGHFLRVLCARWLGLPPQDGRLFRLDTGTYSRLGFEHGEPVTLTWNAPV; encoded by the coding sequence ATGAACCAGATGATTCTGCTGCGACACGGCGAAACGGAGTGGAGCCGCGACGGCCGGCACACCGGACGCACCGACCTGCCGCTGACCGCCAGGGGCGAGGGCCAGGCGCGGGCGCTGGCGCCGCTGGTCGACGGCCGCGCCTTCGACCTGGTCCTGGTCAGCCCCGCCCGCCGGGCCAGGGACACCGCCGACCTGGCCGGTCTACGCGACTACGAGACCGACCCGGACCTGTGGGAGTGGGACTACGGCGGCTACGAGGGCATCACCACCCCGTCCATCCGCGAGACCCGCCCCGGCTGGTACCTGTGGCGTGACGGCGTCGTCCCGGGTGACACCGCCCACCCCGGCGAGAGCGCCGAACAGGTCGGCGCCCGCGCCGACCGGGTGATCGCCCGCGCGCGGGCCGTCGCGGGCGACGTGGCGCTCGTCGCCCACGGGCACTTCCTGCGGGTGCTGTGCGCCCGCTGGCTCGGCCTGCCCCCGCAGGACGGCCGTCTCTTCCGCCTGGACACCGGAACCTACTCCCGGCTGGGCTTCGAGCACGGCGAGCCGGTCACCCTCACCTGGAACGCCCCCGTCTGA